The Pirellulales bacterium DNA window AAGAACGAGCGCGCACCCGCTTAGCGACGCGCTGACAGAGAAACCAAGCGAACCAAGATGAACGGGGTTGGCGGGCTAGCAGAGATGGTCCGACCGATAGAATGGCGGACCACTAGCGTGGCGGGCTGAGATCGAAAGAGCGGTCTGTTTTAGCGGACTCCTTATTTTGTTGATATTGAGACTCAGTGTCGATATGCGAGATTGTAATGGCGGAATGTGCGCTGTCAACATCCTGCTGGCATAAATCTGCGCATTCTGCGTCGTCTTGGCAGCCGTCGTCCAGCCCAGCGTGTGACGCATTGTCGCATTGAGTGCCGACCAACTGGGGGCGGAGCAAGTAGCCCGGCCGATATGTGTCGGCGCGCGGGAGTGGCCAGAATCGGCAGCGGCAGCATCCGGCCTTGGTATGAGACGACAGGTGCGACTAGCGGCTGCTTATCGAACCAGGTCGAGCGTCGGAACGGCACGGGCGATCGCCTTGGCGTAGGCATCGGTAACCTTTGTGCCGTGCAATCGCAGGGAGTGGAGCTTTGGCAGATCGCCGAGCAGCGTCACGCCGGCATCTGTGACAGGTGTATTATCTAGATTCAACACCTCGAGCTGCCGCAGTCGGGCGATAGCCGATAGGGCGGTGTCGTCGATGTCGGTTTCGGCCAGCCCCAGAAATCCCAAGTTCACGAGCGAGACGAGCTGATTCGCACCTTCATTGCTGACTTGGGTGCCATCCAGGATCAGCATTTCCAGCCGTACGAACGTCGCCAATTGGGCCATTCCGTCGTCGCCGAATTCAGTATGCGACAGGTCGAGCCATGTCAGCGCGCGGAGGTTGGCGAGTTCCTCTACGGCGGCGTCAGTAATTTCTGTGCCGTTCAAGAACAAGTGCTTTAACCGCGGCAACACGCGCAGATGGACGAGCCCCGCATCCGTGACGCCCGTATCTCCGAGCCACAGCTTTTCGATCTGCGGTGTCTTGCGCAAGTGGGCCAGGCCTTCGTCCGTGATATCTGTTGCGTTGAGCTGCAGCGTCCGCAAGCGGACCAGCGTTTTGAATTCAGCCAGCCCGGCATCTGTTATTTTGGTTCCGTTGAGCTGCAATTCATCCAAGTGGCGGTGGACCTTGAGTGCTGGGAGTCCGTCATCGCCGACGGCTGTTTCAGAGAGGTTCAACGTGCGCAATTGCAGGAGGGATTTGAGCGATTCGAGCCCAGCGTCACTGATCTTGGTGCCGGCCAGTGACAATCCTTCGAGCGAACGAAGCGTGCGCAAATAGCGCAGGCCTTTGTCAGTGATGCGTGTGTTCCCCAGCTTTAGGCCCTGCAACTGGGTGAGCAGTCCAACTTTTGCCATGCCGGCATCGGTGACCGTGGTCCCTTCCAGGTCGAGCCACAGCAGGCCGGGCAGATTCTGCAGTTGTTCGAGGCCGTCGTCGCCGCCGTTCCAGCGTGCCATTCGTAACTGCCGCCCATCAGGCGTTTGAACCCATTCCACTTCGGCACCGAGGGCCGTGAGCGCCGCTTCGGCATGACGAGGATCCGCCGGAAGGGCGACCTTTGGCGCCGCAGCATTGGGGGGCGACCCTTTGGCGGCAGGTGCTTTCGACGGGCTGGCCGCGGCCGGCGTGATCGGGGGCGTGGCCGAAGCACGTGCGACGCGTCGAGGATCGCTGGCCTTGAGCGTCCGCGGTTTGGGTTCGCTCGGCTGAGCCGCAGGCACTGGCTCGGAATCCGCCGAAGAATCGGTTTCATCGCCTGCCGGCGCATGCGTGGCGCCTAGCGCAGCCAAGATCAGCGGCAATATCAAGTAGAACCGACCTGGCACGGTGAAGACCCCAACGACGGAATCCGGAACAGCGCGGCGAGCAGACCAATGGCGCGGCGGAGTCTAGGGGAAACAGAATGCTAGCGTCAATGCGGCTGTGGCGAGAGGGCAGCGGCGAAGCTAATTAATGTGGGCAATCTTCCAGGTTCGCGGTCACAAACTCCGTGCACAAATGGCCCAGACGCCGTCTGATTGCGAGGTTATCTCGCCCCGCAGCGACGTTGAGCGCGCGATTCGCTATGTTGAGCAGGCCCAGGCGCGCGCAAAGAACGCACCGTAGCACTGGTCGCTTGTCGTACCAATCGACGGCGGCAATCGCCAGCAACTGCAGGCAGAGAATTACATGGCTAACTATCAAGATCTTCCGCTACCGGTCGCTACGGCCGAGTTTCGGCTCAAAACGGCTGTTTGCCTGGCCTTCACCGAAGGGCCTGCGGTCGATGCCGACGAGAACGTTTATTTCTCGGACATCATCAACAATTGCATTATGAAGCTGGCAGCCGATGGCACGCTGTCGGTCTTCCGCGAGCCCAGCCATCGGACCAACGGCCAGACTTTCGATCAGCAGGGACGGCTTTATCATTGCGAAGGAGCCGAATTTGGGCCCGCTGGCGGCCGGCGCGTGACTCGGACCAATCTGGCGACGGGCGAATACGTCGTCCTCACCGATCGATTCGCCGGCGTGCGCTATAACTCGCCCAATGATATTTGCATCGATGGACGGGGGCGGGCCTATTTCACGGATCCTTGCTATGGCGACCGCTCGGCCATGGAAATGCCCGAAGAAGCGGTCTACCGCATCGATCTCGATGGCGGCGTACACAGAATCATCGAGCAGCCGGCCATCGATCGCCCGAATGGTATCGCCGTTACACAGGACAGCCGGTTGTTATATGTCATTGATAGTTGCCCTACGGTTGGCGGCAATCGCAAGGTGTGGGCCTTCGATCTCGACGAGGCAGGCACGCCGCACCATCAACGGTTGGTGTACGACTTTGCACCAGGACGTGGCGGCGACGGCATGCGCCTCGATCAGCAAGGGAATCTATACGTGGCGGCCGGCGTTTTGGCGTCACGCGGAAACTACGAAACCGCCGATGTGCCGCCTGGCATCTACATCATTTCGCCCGTGGGCACGTTGCTCGGCCGCATCCCGATCTACGAGGACGTATTGACGAATTTGGCATTCGGCGGGCCAGATGGGCGCACGGTGTACATCACCGCCGGCAAAACCTTGATCAAGTCGCGCGTCGACGTGCCGGGCCAGGTGGCCTATCCGCGCTGGTCAAAAAGTTGAAGTCATCGTGTACCGCCGGCGAACATTCAAGCCACTGGCCCACGTAGAAGACAGTTCCCGCGACGGCGAACACGGATCACGCGTGCCGTCAACTTGGCGCGCGAAAAAAGTCATGCAACCCATGTCGGCCCGCGCCGTGCGGACGCGCAGCCGGCGTCCAACAGCGGGGCAAGCGGGATGTCTCTTGGCCGGCGAAAAAGAGTCTGAAAAAAGCTGCGAGAGGTGCTTTGACAGCCTCTGGACGAATCTGTATACTCGCCGTTTCCCACTAAGGGGGTGGGAGTGAAGAGGGGGTCACGCGAAGGGTTGCTGGCCACAGGCCGGCTCCAGGGGTTTTCCGGCGGCAAATGAGCCGTTGGCGTGCCAGGGAGCCAGCCTCTGTCCAACCGACAGCGAGGCGTGGGACCTACGGGTTTTGCGTCTCGGCGATCTTTGACAATTTGGTTGTGGTAAAAGTGGCATCTGAAGAGTCAGCCCGCGT harbors:
- a CDS encoding SMP-30/gluconolactonase/LRE family protein, coding for MANYQDLPLPVATAEFRLKTAVCLAFTEGPAVDADENVYFSDIINNCIMKLAADGTLSVFREPSHRTNGQTFDQQGRLYHCEGAEFGPAGGRRVTRTNLATGEYVVLTDRFAGVRYNSPNDICIDGRGRAYFTDPCYGDRSAMEMPEEAVYRIDLDGGVHRIIEQPAIDRPNGIAVTQDSRLLYVIDSCPTVGGNRKVWAFDLDEAGTPHHQRLVYDFAPGRGGDGMRLDQQGNLYVAAGVLASRGNYETADVPPGIYIISPVGTLLGRIPIYEDVLTNLAFGGPDGRTVYITAGKTLIKSRVDVPGQVAYPRWSKS